A window from Vulpes vulpes isolate BD-2025 chromosome 9, VulVul3, whole genome shotgun sequence encodes these proteins:
- the DENND1C gene encoding DENN domain-containing protein 1C: MGSKAEGGPPAMFDWFFEAACPASLQEDPPILRQFPPDFRDQEAMQMVPKFCFPFDVEREPPSPAVQHFTFALTDLSGTRRFGFCHLRAGAHSCLCILSHLPWFEVFYKLLNTVGDLLAQDQVSEVEELLLNLLQQPLPGTQASIELGSGVTLSSAQSIPPPAPGNSRPLSCFVAPDSGRLPSIPENRNLTELVVAVTDENIVGLFAALLAERRVLLFSSKLSTLTSCVHASCALLYPMHWEHVLIPTLPPHLLDYCCAPMPYLIGVHSSLAERVREKALEEVVVMNVDSNILETPFDDVQALPPDVVSLLRLRLRKVALAPGEGVSRLFLKAQALLFGGYRDALLCSPGQPVTFSEEAFLAQKPGAPLQAFHRRAVHLQLFKQFIEGRLEKLNTGEGFTDLFEQEITCSEASSGALRSYQLWADNLKKGGGALLHSVKAKTQPAVKNMYRSAKSGLKGMQSLLMYKDGDSGLQRGGSLRAPSFTSRSDRLQQRLPITQHFGKNRPIRPSRRLRLEERPLQSLGERAPALSPEDAQDPWAEEALDSSFLGSGEELDLLSEILDSLSTGASRTSSLRPSQSLDCCHRGDSDSCFSLPDIPGGPRWQPEDEKPPEPQPLSLSADLPSLHTLQPLDAMISSEDPTSQPPLEASQEIILPSQSSSGPVDTCSQGDPESHLLILHLSPSPKEVEDPRAQDSPCSQLSTEPTQSSPPESPQLLVPTKPNVDITRTFQPLDSSSDTGSPENPRSQPSEVLLAEPVHPQLPEGAPGALRSPAAPANDWQGPQARSGPRVAELKKCFEG, encoded by the exons ATGGGATCCAAAGCCGA AGGGGGTCCACCTGCCATGTTTGATTGGTTCTTTGAAGcagcctgccctgcctccctgcaggAAG ATCCCCCCATCCTGCGGCAGTTCCCCCCAGACTTCAGGGACCAG gaAGCTATGCAGATGGTGCCTAAATTCTGCTTCCCTTTTGATGTGGAAAG GGAGCCTCCCAGCCCGGCTGTCCAGCATTTCACCTTCGCCCTCACTGACCTGAGCGGCACCCGCAGATTTGGTTTCTGCCACCTACGGGCTGGTGCCCACAGTTGCCTCTGCATCCTCAG CCACCTGCCTTGGTTTGAGGTGTTCTACAAGCTGCTGAACACAGTGGGCGACCTCCTGGCCCAGGATCAA GTCTCTGAGGTCGAGGAACTTCTTCTAAACCTGCTGCAGCAGCCCCTGCCTGGGACTCAAGCCTCCATAGAGCTG GGCAGCGGAGTGACACTCTCCAGCGCACAAAGCAtcccgccccctgcccctgggaACAGCAGGCCG cttTCCTGCTTCGTAGCTCCCGACTCGGGCCGCCTGCCATCCATTCCTGAGAAC AGGAACCTGACGGAGCTGGTGGTGGCGGTGACCGACGAGAACATCGTGGGGCTGTTCGCCGCGCTCCTGGCGGAGAGAAGGGTCCTCCTCTTCTCCAGCAAGCTGAGCACC CTGACATCGTGCGTCCACGCGTCCTGCGCCCTCCTGTACCCTATGCACTGGGAGCACGTGCTGATCCCCACGCTGCCGCCGCACCTGCTGGACTACTGCTG TGCGCCCATGCCCTACCTCATCGGAGTGCACTCCAGTCTCGCCGAG AGAGTGCGAGAGAAAGCCCTGGAGGAAGTCGTGGTGATGAACGTGGACTCCAATATCCTGGAGACGCCCTTCGACGACGTGCAAGCGTTGCCCCCAGACGTG gtgtccctgctcagACTGCGACTACGGAAGGTTGCGCTGGCGCCGGGGGAAGGGGTGTCCCGTCTCTTCCTCAAAGCCCAGGCCCTGCTCTTCGGGGGGTACCGCGATGCGCTCCTCTGCAGCCCG GGCCAGCCTGTGACCTTCAGTGAAGAAGCCTTCTTGGCCCAGAAGCCCGGAGCGCCCCTCCAGGCCTTCCACAGGCGGGCTGTGCACCTGCAGCTTTTTAAACAG TTCATCGAAGGGCGACTGGAGAAGCTGAACACAGGAGAGGGCTTCACAGATCTCTTTGAGCAGGAGATCACCTGCAGTGAGGCGTCCTCAG GTGCTCTTCGCTCCTACCAGCTCTGGGCAGACAACCTAAAG AAAGGCGGCGGTGCCCTCCTGCATTCAGTCAAGGCCAAGACCCAACCAGCCGTCAAAAACATGTACCGCTCG GCCAAGAGCGGCTTGAAGGGTATGCAGAGCCTTCTGATGTACAAG GATGGGGACTCTGGCCTGCAAAGGGGGGGTTCCTTGAGAGCCCCGTCCTTCACCAGCCGCTCAGATCGCCTGCAGCAGCGCCTGCCTATCACCCAGCACTTTGGAAAG AACCGGCCCATTCGCCCCAGCAGGAGGCTGCGGCTGGAGGAGAGACCTCTCCAATCCCTGGGGGAGAG GGCACCTGCTCTGAGCCCTGAGGATGcccaggacccatgggcagaggAGGCTCTGGACAGCAGTTTCCTGGGGTCTGGAGAAGAACTGGATTTGCTGAGCGAGATTCTGGACAGTCTGAGCACGGGAGCCAGCAGGACGAGCAGCCTACGGCCCAGTCAGAGCTTGGACTGCTGCCACAGAGGGGACTCGGACAGCTGCTTCAGCCTG CCTGACATACCAGGAGGACCAAGATGGCAACCAGAGGATGAGAAACCACCAGAGCCTCAGCCCCTGTCCCTGTCTGCTGACCTGCCATCTCTGCACACCCTCCAGCCTTTAGATGCCATGATCTCCTCAGAGGACCCTACTTCCCAGCCACCCTTGGAGGCCAGCCAAGAAATCATACTTCCATCCCAGTCCTCATCAGGTCCTGTGGACACATGCAGCCAAGGAGACCCTGAGTCCCATCTCCTAATCCTacatctctccccttcccccaaggAAGTCGAAGATCCCAGAGCCCAGGACAGCCCCTGCTCCCAGCTCTCCACAGAACCCACCCAGTCCAGCCCTCCAGAAAGCCCCCAACTTCTGGTCCCCACAAAGCCCAACGTGGATATTACCCGGACCTTCCAACCCCTTGATTCTTCCTCAGATACCGGTTCCCCAGAGAATCCCAGATCCCAGCCTTCTGAGGTCCTGCTGGCAGAACCCGTTCACCCCCAGCTCCCGGAGGGGGCGCCGGGAGCCCTCAGATCCCCTGCTGCACCTGCCAACGACTGGCAGGGGCCCCAGGCTAGGAGCGGGCCCAGAGTTGCTGAGCTTAAAAAGTGTTTTGAAGGTTAA
- the TUBB4A gene encoding tubulin beta-4A chain produces the protein MQLQDQSSRERPPPSPADGPSSSGAPPPPARPGSPLGRRKGSGKQDLSGTGRPATDEKLRGAPGAQGPSSAAAAAAAAAAASPAGRPAAPSSQLPAPSSQLPAPIRAAAAASAPSATAMREIVHLQAGQCGNQIGAKFWEVISDEHGIDPTGTYHGDSDLQLERINVYYNEATGGNYVPRAVLVDLEPGTMDSVRSGPFGQIFRPDNFVFGQSGAGNNWAKGHYTEGAELVDAVLDVVRKEAESCDCLQGFQLTHSLGGGTGSGMGTLLISKIREEFPDRIMNTFSVVPSPKVSDTVVEPYNATLSVHQLVENTDETYCIDNEALYDICFRTLKLTTPTYGDLNHLVSATMSGVTTCLRFPGQLNADLRKLAVNMVPFPRLHFFMPGFAPLTSRGSQQYRALTVPELTQQMFDAKNMMAACDPRHGRYLTVAAVFRGRMSMKEVDEQMLSVQSKNSSYFVEWIPNNVKTAVCDIPPRGLKMAATFIGNSTAIQELFKRISEQFTAMFRRKAFLHWYTGEGMDEMEFTEAESNMNDLVSEYQQYQDATAEEGEFEEEAEEEVA, from the exons ATGCAGCTTCAAGACCAATCCTCCAGGGAGCGACCCCCGCCCTCCCCTGCAGACGGACCCAGCAGCtcgggagcccccccccccccagctcgcCCCGGGAGTCCTCTCGGTAGACGCAAGGGTTCTGGCAAACAAGACCTAAGCGGAACGGGCCGGCCGGCGAcggatgagaaactgag AGGCGCCCCGGGGGCGCAGGGCCCgagctccgccgccgccgccgccgccgcagcagcagcagcatcgcCCGCCGGGCGCCCcgcagctcccagctcccagctcccagctcccagctcccagctcccagctcccatccgcgccgccgccgccgcgtccgCCCCCAGCGCCACCGCCATGCGGGAGATCGTGCACCTGCAGGCCGGCCAGTGCGGCAACCAGATCGGAGCCAAG TTTTGGGAGGTGATCAGTGATGAACATGGCATCGACCCCACGGGCACATACCACGGGGACAGTGATCTGCAGCTGGAGAGAATCAACGTGTACTACAACGAGGCCACAG GAGGAAATTATGTTCCCAGAGCCGTGCTGGTGGACCTGGAGCCTGGCACCATGGACTCTGTTCGCTCCGGGCCCTTCGGCCAGATCTTCCGGCCTGACAACTTTGTGTTTG GCCAGTCGGGAGCCGGCAACAACTGGGCCAAGGGCCACTACACGGAGGGCGCCGAGCTGGTGGACGCGGTCCTGGACGTGGTGCGGAAGGAGGCCGAGAGCTGTGACTGCCTGCAGGGCTTCCAGCTGACGCACTCGCTGGGCGGCGGCACGGGCTCGGGCATGGGCACGCTGCTCATCAGCAAGATCCGCGAGGAGTTCCCGGACAGGATCATGAACACCTTCAGCGTGGTGCCGTCGCCCAAGGTGTCGGACACGGTGGTGGAGCCCTACAACGCCACCCTGTCGGTGCACCAGCTGGTGGAGAACACGGACGAGACCTACTGCATCGACAACGAGGCCCTGTACGACATCTGCTTCCGCACCCTGAAGCTGACCACCCCCACCTACGGCGACCTCAACCACCTGGTGTCGGCCACCATGAGCGGGGTCACCACCTGCCTGCGCTTCCCGGGCCAGCTCAACGCCGACCTGCGCAAGCTGGCCGTGAACATGGTGCCCTTCCCGCGCCTGCACTTCTTCATGCCCGGCTTCGCCCCGCTCACCAGCCGCGGCAGCCAGCAGTACCGGGCGCTCACGGTGCCCGAGCTCACCCAGCAGATGTTCGACGCCAAGAACATGATGGCCGCGTGCGACCCGCGCCACGGCCGCTACCTGACGGTGGCCGCCGTCTTCCGCGGCCGCATGTCCATGAAGGAGGTGGACGAGCAGATGCTGAGCGTGCAGAGCAAGAACAGCAGCTACTTCGTCGAGTGGATCCCCAACAACGTCAAGACGGCCGTGTGCGACATCCCGCCCCGCGGCCTGAAGATGGCCGCCACCTTCATCGGCAACAGCACGGCCATCCAGGAGCTGTTCAAGCGCATCTCGGAGCAGTTCACGGCCATGTTCCGGCGCAAGGCCTTCCTGCACTGGTACACGGGCGAGGGCATGGACGAGATGGAGTTCACCGAGGCCGAGAGCAACATGAACGACCTGGTGTCCGAGTACCAGCAGTACCAGGACGCCACGGCCGAGGAGGGCGAGTTCGAGGAGGAGGCCGAGGAGGAGGTGGCCTAG
- the CRB3 gene encoding protein crumbs homolog 3, with protein sequence MASPGLGLLLALGLPLLPARWGRAWGQTLDPQVNENSTITPSAPGSGSNGALSQEAITAIIVVFSLLAAVLLAVGLVLLLRKLREKRQTQGTYRPSSEEQFNHAAEARAPQDSKETVRGCLPI encoded by the exons ATGGCGAGCCCCGGCCTGGGGCTGCTCCTGGCGCTCGGCCTGCCGCTGCTGCCGGCCCGCTGGGGCCGGGCCTGGGGGCAAA cGCTGGACCCCCAGGTAAATGAGAACAGCACCATTACACCCTCTGCCCCCGGCTCTGGCTCCAATGGGGCCCTG TCTCAGGAGGCCATCACTGCCATCATTGTGGTCTTCTCCCTCCTGGCCGCCGTGCTTCTGGCCGTggggctggtgctgctgctgcgaAAACTGCGTGAGAAGCGGCAGACACAGGGCACCTACCGGCCCAGCAGCGAGGAGCAG tTCAACCATGCAGCCGAGGCCCGGGCTCCCCAGGACTCCAAGGAGACAGTGCGGGGCTGCCTGCCCATCTAG